Part of the Candidatus Bodocaedibacter vickermanii genome is shown below.
TATTGCTTAGCTATGCTGCTGCAACAAACTATTTAAATAAGCTATTGCAGCATTAGCAAGATCAGCCTCAGACAGAGTGCTGTCTAATACACGATACCGTGTCGGATGCTGTTGCGCCAACGCTAGAAATGCGCTTCGCACAGTTTCATGAAATTCATGTCCTTTTTGCTCAAATCGTGTTTCGTCGCTATTATTCTGGCGTCTGGTCGCGCGATATAACCCGATGTCTACAGGAACATCTAACAAGAAAGTTAAGTCGGGAAAAATATTATCGCACACATCATGGTGTAAGTTTTTTAAGAAATCTAAATCAACGCCCTGCACATATCCTTGATAAACAAATGTTGAATCAACAAAGCGATCACATATCACCCACGCACCATTTTCCAAAGCAGGCAGAATGCTATGTTTTAGGTGGTGTCGTCTTGCCGCATTGAACAGCAATGCCTCTGTAATGGAATCAAATCGATCCTTATCGCCAGAGACGACTAACGAACGAATGGCTTCTGCCTCTTTTGTGCCACCCGGTTCACGGGTTAAGATTACCGGGATATTTTTAGTCCGCAGGAAAGTGACCAACGTTTGTGCAAGAGTGCTTTTCCCGGCACCTTCTCCACCTTCCAGGGTAATAAACACACCCTTGCTCATTGTGCGTTTTTACCAAATAACAAGTACTGAACGATGATTGGGAGACGCCTTAAAAACCCAGCTTTAGCCACCGTCGTTTGTGCATAAACAGGATAAATCATTTTAGTCTTTTGATCAGGCAATGTTAATACCAGCTCTCCCACTTTGTCTCCACTCGCAACTGGGGGCTCAAGCGGACCCTGAAACACTAATTCTGAGGTAACACCTTGGCTGCCCCCTTTTGGAAGAGTAAGTATCACATCGCTCTTAAGCCCAACGGGTACTTGTGGATGGTCTGCCATCCATGTATCAAGCCTTGCGATTATTTGATCTTTTTGTAATACGGTTACTTGATGAAATGATCCATATGCCCATCGCAATAATGTCTCGCTGACGCGATTGCGCTCCACCATGGTTTTACACCCATTAAGGATAGAAAAAATTCGCTGACCATTCACGAATGCCGATGTAATTACACCATATCCACCACCCTGGGTGTGTCCTGTTTTTAGACCATCAGCACCTTCAAATGTTTTATATAAGCGATTCAAATTTTTGTGAGTCCCTTTTCCATAGGTGAATTCTTGTTGCGCAAAAAAACGCTTATACTGCGAAAAATCAGCATATAAACGTTTTGCAATTTTATACAAATCACGGCATGTTGAATAATGATTTTCGTCTGGCAATCCTGATGTATTTACAAAGTGAGAATCCTTACATCCGAACTCTGCAAGTTTTTGGTTCATTCTTACTGCAAAGGCTTCTTCGCTACCTGAAATATTTTCGGCAGCACACACGCACGCATCGTTTCCAGAAGCTACAAAGATTCCTTGAATTAAATCTTCTACGCTAACTGTCTTACCCTCGGGTAAGTACATTTTTGTTCCCGCTGTTTTTGACGCCTTACGACTGATCTCAAACTGTG
Proteins encoded:
- a CDS encoding D-alanyl-D-alanine carboxypeptidase family protein; protein product: MLLRFLSFLHILMFFQILTFSVSAKLTPAVDTEGRQFFVIDGDTDTILFEHNADLRMYPSSMTKVLTAYIIFEEITAGKISLNTQFEISRKASKTAGTKMYLPEGKTVSVEDLIQGIFVASGNDACVCAAENISGSEEAFAVRMNQKLAEFGCKDSHFVNTSGLPDENHYSTCRDLYKIAKRLYADFSQYKRFFAQQEFTYGKGTHKNLNRLYKTFEGADGLKTGHTQGGGYGVITSAFVNGQRIFSILNGCKTMVERNRVSETLLRWAYGSFHQVTVLQKDQIIARLDTWMADHPQVPVGLKSDVILTLPKGGSQGVTSELVFQGPLEPPVASGDKVGELVLTLPDQKTKMIYPVYAQTTVAKAGFLRRLPIIVQYLLFGKNAQ
- the tmk gene encoding dTMP kinase; the encoded protein is MFITLEGGEGAGKSTLAQTLVTFLRTKNIPVILTREPGGTKEAEAIRSLVVSGDKDRFDSITEALLFNAARRHHLKHSILPALENGAWVICDRFVDSTFVYQGYVQGVDLDFLKNLHHDVCDNIFPDLTFLLDVPVDIGLYRATRRQNNSDETRFEQKGHEFHETVRSAFLALAQQHPTRYRVLDSTLSEADLANAAIAYLNSLLQQHS